TCGTCCACTATGTGCGTCCCAGATGTCCATCGCCAAGGGCGCGCAAGGCGTTCAGGATTACCGCAACGTCAATTCCTTCCTGGATCAGCGCTCCGGCAACCGGGGTGACCTGCCCCATCGCGGCCGCGATCATTGCCAGCCCCGAGAGCGCCAGCCCGGCAATGATGCTCTGCAAGGCGATGGCTCGCGTTCGCCGTGCAATCCGAACTGCATCGGCAACCGGCTGCAGTCTGTCGGTCAGCACGATGACGTCTGCCGCCTCGGAGGAGGCGGTCGCACCGCGTGCGCCCATGGCGACACCGACCGTTGCGGCCGCCAGGGCAGGGGCATCGTTGATGCCGTCGCCGACCATCATCGTCGGTGCCAAGGCTTGCTCGGCTCTGACCGTCTCGACTTTATCGACAGGGGTCGCATCGGCGACAACGGCGTCGAGGTCGAGCATGGCGGAGATGCGGCCGGTAGCCACGCTGTCGTCGCCTGTGAGCATGATCATGCGCGCGATGCCGGCTGAACGCAGCTTGCCGAGCGCATCACGGGCATCAACGCGAAGGGCGTCCCCGAAGGTGAAAACACCGGCAAGCCGTCCGCCGAGCGCCACAAAGACCCTGAGCACCGGCTTGTCCCGGTATTTTTCTTCACCGCATTTGGCCCAGCCGGGCAGAGGCTTGTCGGCGAGCACGAGAGTCCGAGATCCCGCCGTGATCGACATGTTTTCGATGCGGCCGTTCAGGCCCGCACCGCGATGCTCGCGGACATCGCGCGGATGCGAAAGTATCAACTGCCTGCCGCGCGCTGCCCGGATAATCGAGTCGGCGAGAACATGGTGCGAGGCCTGCTCCAGGGATGCCAACAGTTGCAGCAGATTATCGGCGTCGCGGTCGGGTGCTGCCTCGATTTCGATGAGTTCGGCGCCACCGATGGTCAAGGTCCCAGTCTTGTCGAAGATTGCGGTTCGGACCAGTGCAAGCGCCTCGAGAGCCGCGCTGCCCTTCATCAGGATGCCTGCACGCGCGGCATGCGATAGGCCGCCAATAAAGGCGACGGGTGCTGCGAGGATGAGCGGGCAAGGCGTCGCGACGACCAGCACGGCAAGCGCCCGAATCGGATCGCCGGAGATGTACCACGCGGCACCAGAGACCAGCAAAGTGGCTGGCAGCAGGAACAGCGCAAATCGGTCGGCCATACGGATGAACGGCGATTTTGCGGTTTGCGCAGCAGCAACCATGCGAACGATGGCAGCATAGGTACTCTGTTGTGCGAGGGCCGAAGCCCTCATGCTGAAAGTCTCACCAGCGTTGAGTGTGCCACTGCGCAGCACATCTCCCGGGCTGCGTCGCACCGGCAATGGCTCTCCGGTCACCGCCGACTCGTCAAGCGAAGCCGAAGCATCGAGCAGGATGCCGTCGACAGGAAGCAACTCGCCGGCATGCACCATCAAAGCGTCGCCTACTGCCACCTCTTCGACGGAAATGGTCACCGTACCTTGTGGCGACTTGCGATGGGCGACACGCGGAGAGCGGTCAGTCAATGCCTTGAGATTTCGTTCGGCTCGTCCGCGGGCGAAATCCTCAAGCACAGTACCGCCAGCATACATGATCGCCACCACCACTGCTGCGAGGGGTTGACCAAGCAGCAGCGCGGCGGACATCGACACCAAGGCGATCGCATCGACACCGAAACGGCCGATCCAGAAATCACGAAGTATGGATATGGCGAGAGCCACCACCACGGGTAAAGTCGCCACCGTCCAGATCATATCGGCTTCGAGAGGGCCGAGCCCGGTTCGCCAGACTGCACCCCCAATGGCGAGACCCAGGATGGCTATGGCCAGCAATGCGCGTCGCAGAGCAGTCTCGTTCATCGATGTCCCTCGGCGCTAGAGTTCGCGGACCATATCCTCGAGCAGGCGACGCACCTCCTGTGCGGCCTGCGCAAGCGCGGGATTGCCGATAGCGCCCATTGAAGCGACCGGATCGACTGCTGCGATCTCTACCTGTCCTGGTCCGACTTCCATGACGACGACGTTGCACGGCAGCATGGTTCCGATCTTGTCTTCGGTTTGGAGCGCACGCCATGCGAAATGCGGATTGCAGGCGCCCAGGATCACATACGGCTTGAAATCGGCGCCAAGCTTGGCTTTCATGACCTGCTTTACGTCGATCGACGTCAGAACACCAAAGCCCTTGCTTGCGAGCTTGTTGGTCACGTGACTGATCGCCGTGGCGAACGGCATGGCGACGGTCTTGCTGAAATAGTAGCTCATCTAATTCTCCGACCGTTGAACGCAACACCTCGTCGCCACGAGCGAGCGACCTTTCGCAACAGCTAATCACGTGGATCGCAGAACGCTTTGATCCAACGCAACGAACCGGCAAGATCGACAGGCGATAATTGACATGAACAGGAGGCCTATGGGGTGACGATCCGAAATCTCGAACATGCCTTTGCCCCGAAGTCGGTCGCCGTGTTCGGTGCATCGGTCCGCGAAGGTTCTGTCGGTCGCGTCGTCTTCAACAACATCGTTGACGGCGGCTTCGAGGGCGAGATCTGGCCCGTCAACCCGAAGTATTCTGAGGTCGCCGGTCGGCAATGCTTTCCCAAGGCGGTCGACCTTCCGGGTGTCCCAGACCTTGGCGTCATCGTCACGCCGCCTGAGACGGTTCCCGCCATCGTGCGCGAGCTTGCTGACAAGGGTACGCGGGCGGCGGTCGTGATCACCGCCGGCCTTACGCTCGAGAACGGGCTGCGCCAGGCGATGCTCGATGCGGCCAAGCCTACCGTTTTCCGCATCATCGGGCCCAACACGGTGGGGCTGATGATCCCACCAATACGGCTCAATGCCGGATTTGCCCATATGGCCGCCAAGCCTGGCAACATCGCGCTGCTGTCGCAATCCGGCGCCATCGCCACATCGCTGATCGACTGGGCGGCTGACAACAATGTCGGCTTCTCGCAGATCGTCTCCCTGGGCGACATGGCGGATGTCGACGTGGGGGATTGTCTCGACATGTTGGCGGGCGATACGCACACCCGCGCCATCGTGATGTATCTCGAAACCATTCCCAATCCGCGCAAGTTCATCTCGGCCGCCCGTGCGGCGGCATGGGTCAAGCCGGTGATCGCGATCAAGTCGGGCCGGCACGAGCAATCGGCCAAAGCGGCTGCGACCCACACCGGTGCGCTGTCGGGGGCCGATCGTGTCGTCGATGCGGCACTTTTCCGCGCTGGCATCCTGCGTGTCAAAGGCCTGACCGAGCTGTTCGATGCGGTTGAAACGACCGCGCGTTTCGGTCCTCTGGAACGAGCCCGCGTCGGTATTGTCACCAATGGCGGCGGCGCCGGCGTGTTAGCGGTCGATCAACTCATCGACGGCAACGGGCAACTGGCCGAACTCTCGCTGGAAACGATCGCCTCTCTGGATGCCGTCCTGCCGGTCACATGGTCCCACGCCAATCCGGTCGACATTATCGGCGATGCCCCGCCGGAGCGCTATCGGGCAGCGGTGGAGACCGTCGCTGGCGATGCCGGGATCGACGTCGTCCTGGTCATGAACTGCCCGACCGGGCTCGGCTCGCCGCTTGCGGCGGCAAGAGCGGTGGCAGCGCTCGCGCAGGACGGCAAGATTGACGGCAAACCTGTCCTGACCTGTTGGCTCGGCGAACACACGGCGCGCGAAGGGCGACGTGTTCTTCAGGATGCCGGTATTGCCAGCTTCGAAACGCCAGCGGATGCCGCAACGGCGGTTTCTAATCTCAGTCAATTGTCGCGTGCCCAGCGGGCATTGATGCGCACACCGTCCAGCGGCAGCGAGGACACCAAAAGCGGCCGAGAAGCCGTGCTTGCGATATTCAGGCGCGTGGCCAAGGAAGGGCGGCGAATGCTGACAGAGCCGGAAGCCAAGGCAGCACTTGCTGCCTACGGCATCCCGGTGCCCGAGACGGTCGTCGCCAGCTCTCCTGCCGAAGTGGAAGCGGCGGCCGAACGGCTCCTCACGACGTCCGAACATATCGTCGTCAAGTTGCTGTCCAAGGCGATCTCGCACAAATCGGACATTGGTGGTGTGGTGCTCAACATTGCCGATGCCGCTGCCGCCGGCGAGGCAGCACGCGCAATCGAAGCGCGTGTGCGCAGCCACGCTCCACAAGCCGATATTGAAGGCTATGCCGTTCAGCCCATGGTCGTTCGAAAACACGCGCAGGAACTCATCCTCGGCATGAGCCTGGATCCGATCTTCGGGCCGGCCATCCTGTTTGGTGCCGGCGGCGTGGCAGTTGAAGTGATGGACGACACGGCGATCGCTTTGCCCCCGCTCGACGACGTCCTTGCCGGTGACTTGATAGACCAAACGCGGATCGGCCGCCTGCTCGCCGGTTTCCGGGATCGCAAGCCGGCGGACAGGCAATCGATCGTTGCAGCACTCAATGGCCTGTCGCAGATGATCGTCGACTTTCCATGCCTGGTTTCGATGGACATCAATCCACTGCTGGCAGACCAGGCCGGCGTGACTGCGCTCGACGCCCGCATCGTGATCGAGCCGGAACGGGTCGACGAGGCGGGGCCGAACCTCGCACTTGCCATCAGGCCTTATCCGTCGGGTTGGGAAAAGGCGTTTTCAGCGGGTGACACTCACTACAACATCCGCCCGATCAAGCCGGCCGACATCGCGCTCTATCCCGAATTTCTTGCCAGGATTTCGCCTGACGATCTGCGCCTGCGTTTTCTGTCGTCGAGCAGCAGCTTCTCCGACCAGATGTTGAAGCGGCTCACCCAGCTCGACTACGACCGCAACATGGCCTTCGTCGCCCTCGAGACACGCACCGGCGCATTGGCGGGTATCAGCCGGCTTTCCTGCGATCCCGATCATACCAGCGCCGAATACGCATTGCTGGTTCGCACTGATCTGCAGGGGCATGGTCTTGGCTGGGAGTTGCTCAGGCAGCTCGTCGATTATGCAAAAGCCGACGGGATAGAACGAATCGAAGGCATTGTGCTCGGCGAGAACACGAGGATGCTGGCCATGTGTCGCGAATTCGGCTTCTCGATCACCAATCTTCCAGACGGGCTCGGCCTTGCGAAGGCCCGGCTCCAACTGCAATAGAGGTCGAGCACTTGCCGCCGTGTCTCCAGACGTGACGGAGCGACTACTCGCTTGCTTCTCGTCCGGACACCTGTTCAATCAGGATTCGGAAGAACACGTGTGGTGCACTGTGGGCTGTGGGTGGGACGACCGGCTTGAGCGCACCAGGCTCCCACCAGTCGGAGTGTTTGCTCAACACCGACCAGGCATGATCCCGCTGAAGCTTGTGACCAATCTGATCCGGCAGTTCCTCGTATCGGCCGTCGGCAACGACGCTTCTCCATCCTCGCCCTTGGCCGCGTTCGTCAACCTGAATGGACACCAGCGGATTGGCTCGCATCCATTCGATCTTCTTGCCGGGCATGGAAAACGCGTAAAGATGAGCGTCTGAATGAGCGTAGTATAGGGGCACGACGTAGGGCTGCCCGTCCTTTGCGCATGCGAGGCGACCGACGCGGTTGGCCGTCAGGATTTTGGTGCATTCCAAGGCAGTAAGCGAGCGGACCAGCATGGCGTGATCTCCTGTTTCCCTTATGTCTTTCGGTTGTTCCGTGTCATTGATTTCGTGGTGGCGCTGGGCGACGTGTCCGAAACTGTCGAAAGAGGCATGAGACATCTGGCTCATGCCGTTCTCCGTGAAGGATTGAGCATCACGTTGGAGGGACATGGCCAACTGGGCATTGATCCGGATCAATCTGCGTTCTCAGCACGCCGAACAGACGAGGGGTCGTGGCTCTCACGTAGCTTTGACTGTGATCGTCTTTTCGGTCTTGTGAGCTTCAGCTGTCTTGGGCAGCTTAATCGTTCGTACGCCCGTGGCGAAGTTCGACTTCGATCTTGCCGGCATCACGCCTTGCGAACGATGCTCCGCTCCCGCGCACGGCCATGACCGTAGCCGCGCAGAACAATCAGATCAACCTGTGTTTCCCTGGCGGAGAAGCAGTTCCGCCGGTTCGGGGACGGTGTGCATCTGGGAGTTACCCGCTCGGAACAACTGACACGCAATGGGCCGGAATCGCACCGCCAAATTGCAAAAATGATCCAGATCAAAGCACTCGCCTGCGCTTAGGGGATCATTGGCTGATGTGGAGCCCAATCCTAAGCGCACCTTTTGGTCGCGATCTCGAACTGGCTGTCTTCGACGAGGAGGGGACGCATGCGCTCGTATTCCCGTGCGTAAGAAGTAGAGACGGCTGGAAGCATGCCACCACTGGCGCCCGTGTCGATATCCGACCGACCCACTGGCGCGATTGGCAGGAGGAGAAGACCCCAAGCTAAGATTAGCAAACCTCTCCATGGCTATTCCCAGGGTCTGGATCCCACGATCAAGGCCATGCGCACGAGATGTGACAGGCTGCCCGCGCCCATCTTGCTCATGACATTGGCGCGGTGGATTTCGACCGTACGTGGGCTAATCCCAAGGTCATAGGCGATCGTCTTGTTGGGCAGCCCCGAGACAAGCCCGTCCAGCACCTGCCGTTCGCGCTCTGACAAGGTCGACAGACACCTGCGGATATCCGCAGACTGCGGATGCGCTGCATTGACCTGGCTTCGGTTGGCCAGTGCGGAACGGATCGCTTGGATCAGCACTTCGTCGTCGAACGGCTTTTCGATGAAGTCGGAGGCACCTTCTTTCATTGCTTGCACGGCGAGCGCAACATCGGCATGGCCAGTCATGACAATGACCGGAATAGTATGCCTGCCTGCTCTGAGTTGGCGCAGGAACTCGATACCGTCAATGCCCGGCATGCGCACGTCGGTGACAATGCAGCCGTCGAGATTGTCAGTCGCCGTCGAGAGAAAGGCTGTGGCCGATTCGTGCAGGCGGACGGCGAAGTCCGCCGTGGCTAGAAGAAAACCGAGCGATTTCCGGACGTCGACGTCGTCGTCGACCACGTGGACCAGATCAATGTCGGCCATTTGTGACCTCTTCTTTCTCTACGATCCGCAATGTGAACCGGAAAGCGGTTCCGCCGGCAGGCATGGCCTCGGCCCATATGCGACCACCGTGGGATTCAACGATGGTGCGGCAAATGGAGAGCCCGACACCCATGCCTTGCTTCTTGGTGGTAACAAATGGCTGGAAAAGCTGTGCCGAGATCTCTGGCGCCAGACCGGGGCCGGTATCGATCACGCTCACCTCGGCCATCCCGTCATCGCGGGCTACAGTCGTGACCTTCAATTCCTTGCGTTGCGCCTCCTGCATCGCCTCCACGGCGTTGCGCATCAGATTTAGCAGAACCTGTTGAATTTGGATGCGGTCGGTCAAGACAAGTTCGGCGGCGGGGTCAAGCTTGTAGCTGACGAGGACATTTATCTCCCTGGCGCCAACCAACGCCAGTGATGAGGCCTCCTCAATCAGCGCTGGCAAGCGTTCCACGTGACGCTCGCTTTCGCCTCTTGCAACGAAATCTCTCAGATGACGAATGACGTCTCCTGCCCGCAGGGCCTGCTCCGCTGCTCTTTCCACGGCATCCCGCAGCATGGGCGCGTTCTCTTCCGTGCTCTTCTCAAGCAGGCGACGACTGCCCTTCAGGTAGTTCGTGATGGCTGTCAGGGGCTGGTTGATCTCATGTGCAAGCGTCGAGGCCATTTCGCCGAGTGCGGTAAACCGCGCCATGTGGAGGAGCTCCTGCTGCTGCTCCTGGATTCTTGCTTCTGCCCGGTGGCGTTCGGTCAGGTCGCGGCAAAAGCCGGTAAAGAAGCGTCCGGTTCCTGGATGCATCTCGCCGACGGAAAGCTCCATTGGGAAGGTCGAGCCATCCTTGCGCATCCCTGTGACGGTGCGGCCGAGACCGATAATCCGGCGTTCGCCCGTCGTCAGGTAGCGAAGCAGATAGGCATCATGCTCGTCGCGGTAAGGCGAGGGCATCAGCATTTTCACGTTTTGACCAATGACTTCGCCCGATTGGTAGCCGAACAGTGTTTCGGCAGCGGTGCTGAAGGATTGAATCCCGCCTTGCTCATCGATGACAACCATAGCATCTGGCACTGTTGCCAGGATCGATCGCAAATGGTCCTCACGCAGCCGAAGTGCGGCGTTCGCAAAGGAGAGCTCGCTAACATCGGTGCCTTCTATGAAGATCCCGGTAATGCGGCCGTCGTCGGCCTTGATAGGTTGATACACGAAATCCAGGATTCGCTCTTCAACGGGTCCCTTGTCGTTGTTGCGAAGTGCGACCTTCACGCCCTGTCCTCGATAGGGTTCGCCGATTTTGTGCACTTGGTCCAAATGTTCGATAAGCCCTTGCCCTTCGAGTTCGGGAAGGGCCTCGCGCATCGACTTTCCAATCACTTGTCTGCCGCCTATCAGCCGTTGGTAGGCGGCATTGGTCAGTTCGAAAACGTGATCTGGCTCGCGCATCAGAGCCATGAAGCCCGGAGCCTGGTCGAATATTTGGGACAAAAGTGATTTCAGGACGGTCCCGCCGGCCGACAGAACAAGGTCCTCGTCTTCACTCACCTGACATCCTTGGGTTCGAGACGCCTGAACTAAGGCCAACTACTTCTATTCATACACGAAGAAACGGATGAAGACCGACGTTTTCGGGTGCAGATGCAATTGGCAGATCTTTGACGCGCATCAAGGCAGCGGGTGCTGGCGAATGCAATTCTTCACACATGCCATCGTTTCAGTGAAGGCGTGCGCAATGTCTTGCAAGTCAATCATCGTGAGCTTCGTGACCCGCACATTGGTCGAAGAGTGCGGCATGAGCCGCTTAACGGCTTGTCGATGACAGGAGAAGCTGACCAGCAATTCGCCTCGCCTGACGATGGCGCGTATTGGTCGATCGCAGCTAGCGACGTCTTGCGGTGCCTGGAGACATGCGCCACGGGGCTGGCCGCTTCAGAGGCAGCAGCGCGGCTTGGAAAATTCAGCCGAAACACACCGGCGTCGAAGGCAAGCGCGTCACCGCTGGCAGTGTTTGCCCGCCAGTTCCGTAGCCCACTGGTCCTGATCCTCATTTTCGCGGCCAGCGTATCGGCTATCGTCGGAGAGGGCCAGCTGCGATCATCGGCGCGATCTTCGGGCAGGAGAGCGCCAGTCGCACCAAAAGAGGGCGGGGGCAGTTGATCGACAGAGCGCCCGAGTTAATTCGGTCTACCCGAGAGCGTAGGCCGCGTGGGGAGGCTTGGAGCGTTGATGAAAAGAAGCGCGGGGATATTGCCCTATCGTAGATCGAGTAAGGGTCTGCAGGTGCTGCTTGTCCATCCAGGCGGCCCATTCTGGCAAAGCCGCGATCTTGGCGCCTGGTCGATTGCCAAGGGTGAGTATGACCCTAGCGAGGAGCCTGAAGCAGCGGCGCGGCGCGAATTCACGGAGGAGACAGGCTGGGAGCTCAAAGGGCCTCTGCTGAAGCTGGGGGAGTTGCGTCAGCGAGGAGGCAAACTCATCACCGCATTCGCGCTCGAGGGTGATTTCGACACCGCAACGTTGCGCAGCAATCTGTTTGATATGGAGTGGCCACCCCGCAGCGGCCGAGTACAATTGTTTGCCGAGGTCGACCGCGGTGAATGGCTGGATCTAGCCTTGGCCCGGGACAAGTTGGTAGTCGGCCAACGGCCTTTTCTCGACAGCCTTGTCACGTCAGCTCAGCTCCCAAGGCCCCCCGTTTAGGCTCAACGGTCGGCAACGACGCCTTCTGTTGATCGAGATCAACGATTGCCGCCGCCAACATGACAATGTTGGCCGATGTAGCAGGAGTGATCAGCATGACCTTTTTCGATTACCTGATTTCAGTCGACGCCAGGACCGCATTGATGCGCCGCATGATGCAGAAGCTCGGCGTCGACAAACAATTGAAATCGGTGCCCGACCATACGGCTGTCACCAGCAGGGCGGTGGATCGCTGCCGTTCCTGCGAGCACCAGGATGAATGCGCGACCTGGCTCGACGAACATCAGCAAGCGGACAACCCGCCGCACTATTGCCGCAACAGCGATCTGATCGCTCGACTGAAACATTCGGCCGGCTAACGATAATACCAAGCACCCGTTCTTGACGATGTCGTGCTCCGTTGGACCAGTGTCAACACAAACCGAGTGTTGCAAGGTGCGTCGTTGTGGTGGCCTGACTTTTCTCGCCTCCGCTATGAGACAAGGACGACCGATATGGGATCGGCGCAGAAGAGATCGTCCTTGACAGCTTTGACGCCGCCGACGTTTTCTGCGGCGATGATGGCGGCTTGGCGCTCGCGTTCGTCGAAGATGGCGCCGCTCAGTCGGACGATGCCGTTGTGCACCGTCACATTGATCAGGTCTTTGCCGACCCATTTCTGTTTCGTAAGATCGGCTACGATATGCTGCCGGATCTGTTCGTCATCGATGGCGTCAGGGGCTGCATCCGGAAGGACGTTGAGCAGTGCTCGCAGAAGATCAGAGCGGGTGATGATGCCGATGACTTTCCCAGCGTCGACGACGGGAATGCGTTTGACATGGTGACGCGTCATGAGCTCGACGACCTCCGAGAGCGACGCGGCAGGAGACGCCGTAACGACATCTTGCGACATCACCTCCTCGATCCGTCGCCCATTGGCGTGGATATATTCAGCGGCGGCCTTTCCTGGGGTGACGAGAAACTCCAGCCAACGCGAGCGCTTGCGCTCTGTGCCCAATTCTCCCCGACGCAGGAAGTCGCCCTCGCTGACGATCCCCACCAAGGTGCCGTCGCCGAGAATGACGGGAAGGCCACTTATCTTTCTTGACAGCATCAACCCGGCCGCTTCGGCGATCGATGCGCACGGGTCTATGCCGACCACGGGCTTGCTCATTATGGATTCGGCTCGCATGTTCGCCTCCGAGGTCTTTCCAATCCTCCGGCTTCTTAGACTGGCACGCAAGAAGCGCATTGATCTGAATCATTTCCCCTCGAGGCAAATGGTCCAAAGCTGGGCTCGCCATTGACGGGACGTGTGCCAATCAACCAGCGACTGCGGCGGGCGCGGGCAAAGTCGCAACGGACGCCTGATCTTTTGGCTGTGACAAAGGCGCCTCGGCCGCGTCGGCCGGCAGCGTTTCCCCAATCATGTCGTTTGCCGGGCTCTTGCCGGCGTGATCCCAGACGTAAGCGCCGGAGGCGGCGATTACGAACAGTGACAAGGCAATCTGTTTCATCGCAATTTTGCTTCCATGTTGAATCTTGCAGAGCGATCTCTGATCAGCTTCGGAGGCAATATCCCACGGCCAGGCTGACAACTGGCTGTCAGCGCGTTGCGGCCCGTCAAAGCTCGTAGACGACATCAGGTCAATTTGTCATAGATCAAGATATTCGCATCAGGCCTGGGTTAAGAGGGCTCTCTCAAGCGGGGTAGCCGACATGACTGTAGCCAATGAGCCGACCGGGTACACTGCAATGCAAATTCTGCTGCATTGGGTGATCGCAGCGCTGATCGTCCTGCAGCTCATCATTGGTGAAGATATCAAGCCGGCTTACAGGGCGTTCTCGCGCGGTACTGAGCCGGTAGCTGGCGACATCTTCAACGCGAATATTCATGTCTATGTCGGTTTGGCGGTTCTGGTGCTGGCGATCTGGCGGTTTGCAGTCCGTCTGCGGGACGGTGTGCCGGCGGCGCCTCCCGATGAAAGCGTCCTGCTGAAGCGGATCGCAGCTTCCGCCCATCTCGTGCTTTACCTGTTCATTTTCGGCATGCCGATCACAGGGGGGCTGGCATGGTACTTTGGTTTTGGCGCCATGGGAGAGCTTCATGAACTAGCCAAGCCGGTGATCATCGTTGTCGTCGGCCTCCATGCAGCGGCCGCGTTGTGGCAGCATTTCTATGTAAAATCGGACGTGCTTGTCAGAATGTTGCGACCTGCTGGACGGCGCGCGCCGTGATGTCATGAGCCGCCTTCACACTGAAAACCATCTTGTATCCCGCGTCGGCTGGCTGCGCGCCGCCGTGCTGGGCGCCAATGACGGCATCGTGTCGACGGCCAGCCTGATCGTTGGCGTGGCGGCAGCCCATGCCGCCGCCGCCGACGTTCTGGTGGCCGGCGTAGCCGGACTGGTCGCTGGAGCGATGTCGATGGCAGCCGGC
The nucleotide sequence above comes from Aminobacter aminovorans. Encoded proteins:
- a CDS encoding cytochrome b, coding for MTVANEPTGYTAMQILLHWVIAALIVLQLIIGEDIKPAYRAFSRGTEPVAGDIFNANIHVYVGLAVLVLAIWRFAVRLRDGVPAAPPDESVLLKRIAASAHLVLYLFIFGMPITGGLAWYFGFGAMGELHELAKPVIIVVVGLHAAAALWQHFYVKSDVLVRMLRPAGRRAP